The following coding sequences lie in one Aquabacterium olei genomic window:
- a CDS encoding PAS domain-containing sensor histidine kinase, translated as MPLTSSPWTVVAPALVVALVCLAAPVTLLRRPDPHGHAEPRRLTRHVAAGSFALGSAVLAGAAAYWLHSDARTGYFGPLLGLAHLLVALVVWRLLASAHEARHALRTVHRQLEAEQAARREGDAESARRLAELERRAQDERAELEVIYSTAPVGLCVLDRELRWRRINRHLADINGLPAEVHIGRSVRELLPSVADQAEKILRRVIETGEPMQNVPIQGETPAGPGRARQWVEHFTPLRDTAGEVVGVNVVCQEITDQANTEVALREADRRKDEFLAMLAHELRNPLAPMRNGLEILQRVPGDSPIAARTRDMMGRQITHMVRLIDDLLDVSRIRQGKLSLQRRPVPVREVIDAALEASQPLMDGAQHRLTVSLPDEPLVVDADPTRLAQVLSNLLNNAAKYTPDGGQIHLSADAQGDEVRVRIADNGVGIPPGMLPHVFDLFTQVGHHAQRAQGGLGIGLSLARRLVTLHGGCLRAESAGPDQGSTFTITLPRLTDAARAAG; from the coding sequence ATGCCCCTGACCAGCAGTCCCTGGACCGTGGTGGCACCGGCCCTCGTCGTGGCGCTGGTGTGCTTGGCCGCACCGGTGACGCTGCTGCGTCGCCCCGACCCGCACGGTCACGCCGAGCCACGGCGGCTGACACGCCACGTCGCGGCGGGCAGCTTCGCGCTCGGGTCCGCCGTGCTGGCCGGCGCAGCCGCGTACTGGTTGCACAGCGACGCCCGCACCGGCTACTTTGGCCCGCTGTTGGGACTGGCGCACCTGCTGGTGGCCCTGGTGGTGTGGCGCCTGCTGGCCAGCGCCCACGAAGCCCGGCATGCGCTGCGCACGGTGCATCGGCAGCTGGAAGCCGAACAGGCCGCACGTCGGGAAGGCGATGCCGAATCCGCTCGCCGCCTTGCCGAACTCGAGCGCCGTGCGCAGGACGAGCGCGCCGAGCTGGAGGTGATCTACAGCACCGCCCCCGTCGGCCTGTGCGTGCTCGACCGCGAGCTGCGCTGGCGGCGCATCAACCGCCATCTGGCCGACATCAATGGCCTGCCCGCCGAGGTGCACATCGGCCGGAGCGTGCGCGAACTGCTGCCCTCCGTGGCCGACCAGGCCGAGAAGATCCTGCGTCGCGTCATCGAGACCGGCGAGCCCATGCAGAACGTGCCGATCCAGGGCGAAACCCCGGCCGGCCCGGGACGCGCCCGGCAGTGGGTGGAACATTTCACCCCACTGCGGGACACCGCGGGTGAGGTCGTCGGCGTCAACGTGGTGTGTCAGGAGATCACCGACCAGGCCAACACCGAAGTCGCCCTGCGCGAAGCCGATCGCCGCAAGGACGAGTTCCTGGCCATGCTGGCGCACGAGCTACGCAACCCGCTGGCGCCGATGCGCAATGGCCTCGAGATCCTTCAGCGCGTGCCGGGTGACAGCCCGATCGCCGCCCGCACGCGCGACATGATGGGCCGCCAGATCACGCACATGGTGCGGCTGATCGACGACCTGCTCGACGTGTCGCGCATTCGGCAGGGCAAGCTGAGCCTGCAACGCCGGCCGGTGCCGGTGCGCGAGGTGATCGACGCCGCGCTCGAGGCCAGCCAGCCCTTGATGGACGGGGCACAGCACCGCCTGACCGTCAGCCTGCCGGACGAGCCGCTCGTGGTCGATGCCGATCCCACCCGCCTGGCGCAGGTGCTGTCCAACCTGCTGAACAACGCCGCGAAGTACACACCGGATGGCGGGCAGATCCACCTTTCGGCCGATGCGCAAGGCGACGAGGTCCGCGTGCGCATCGCCGACAACGGCGTGGGCATCCCGCCCGGCATGCTGCCCCACGTGTTCGACCTCTTCACGCAGGTCGGGCACCACGCGCAGCGGGCTCAGGGCGGGCTGGGCATCGGGCTGTCGCTGGCACGGCGACTGGTGACGCTCCACGGTGGCTGCCTTCGGGCCGAGAGCGCAGGGCCCGATCAGGGCAGCACCTTCACCATCACCCTGCCGCGCTTGACGGACGCTGCCCGGGCGGCGGGTTGA